The genomic window GCAGACGCGTTGTCCGGCAGGCCGCCGAGCTGGGCGATGATGTCGGTATAGGCCTGCAGGTAGGCCATGGTGATGACCTGGCCGATTTCGGTATTGGCATAGCCGCCAACGCCAGCCGCCCCCAGGCCGCTACCGCCAAACAGACCGGCGCCAGCACCGAAGCCCATGTCGCTCTTGCGCGCGGAGCCTTCCGAGATGGCCACCTGCTCCGACGAACGCACGTCGGTCACGGTCAGCACCACGTCAGCGGTCTTGCTGGTGAAGTTCAAGCCACCCACCAGGGCACCGGCGCGGCCACCGATCAGGCCACCCAGCAGGCCACCAATGGCATTGCCACCGGCGTTGCTGTTCTGCGAGACCAAGTCCGGGATCATCACGTAGTCAGCGGCCTTGATCTGGCCCTTGCCGACGTTGGAACGACCCCGCAGGTCGCCACTGGCTGCCAGCTCACGCTCGAACTGGCCTGCGGCCATGCCGGCGCCACGGTCCACCAGGGTGAAACAACGCGAACGGTTGACGAAGGCCTTGATCAGACGCGACGGTGCCGGCAACTGCTGGCCGGTCCACCAGTTGGTGGAGTCTTCCGGCTCGATCACCGACAAGGTGCCGATCGGGCGCTGACAGGTTGGAATCTGTGCGGCAGCCTGCTGGCGCTGTTCCTGCGCCTGGGTGCCCTTGGCCTTGAAGGCTGCATGGGCCGGCTGGCTGCTCACAGCCACAGCGATACCCAGAGTGAAGACCGCTGCAGTGAGCGGCGAAATAACGTTACGCATCTGATACTTCCCCATTAACCTGCACCTTACGAGGTGCGTTCCTTTGGCTTAGAGACCTTGCGGTAAGACTCTGTCCCTGATGTTACCTAGCAGACGAGCACGGTCCGGTCCGCCGGAATCCTAACCCAGACCGATGTCAGGATGCATGCCGTTTTTTGTGAGACAAGCCCCTTTCCGGGGCCGGAAGCCGCACCGCCCCACCCAGAACCGTCCTGAAAAGGCCGCGGAGCCTTGGCCCTGCGGCCTCGTGGCGAGGGTCTGCCGCGCCGGCTCCCGGCCCGCAACCGCCCGGCCCCGGCTGCGCTCCTTTCGATCGGCGTCCGGGGATGCGGCCTGGCGGCGCTATGGGAACACCCGCTGCCTTCACAGCTCAGCCCCCGCCGTGCCACGGCGGATACCGGTGGACCGCAGCCGTGCCACCTGCCGCAGGACCGGCTCCGTTGCGGACGGGGTCAAGCCCTCGGCGCAAACGCGTCGTGCAGCATCAACTGCTCCCGGTTGCCAACCGAAGTTCTTCCATCAATGAGCATTCACTGCACTGCCCTGTCCCTTCCACGTTGCGCGGGCTGTTGTCGAAAGCGGCGTCATCAATGAAGGTGCATGCTGGAGCGCGCACCATGCAACCACGCCATCAACACTGCGCGTACACACGGAATAAAAGTCTCACGCATGAACACGCAAACAGCGCCGCTGGCTCTGCCTGCGTTTCAGTTGCGCACATGCATCAACCGGTTTACTCAGTGCGCACTCGCGGAAAAAAATCCACTGTTTCGCCTACAACAATCTGTCCGGTCGGTAGCGATATGCCAGTCAACAACGCAGCTCTAAGCTGCGTGACAAATATGCTGGCATTGAGGCCTGAAAATGAAATCCGGTGTTGGACTGGTGGTGCTGATGGCGGGAGGGTTGGGTACTGCGCCTGCGTTGGCAGCCGAACAGTGCGCGCAAAGCGCATTGAGTGACCATCCACCTGCGATCAACATCCGCATCGACAACGACATGCTGGGCGGCGCGCAACAGGACCAGGGGTACACCAACGGTGCGTTGTTGACCCTGGTCTCGCCCAATCTGCAGGACTACACCGATGACCCTTGCCTGCCGCGCCTGGCGCGCTGGATGAATCGCCGCCTGGAGCGCCTGCATCCGGGCGAATTCCAGCAGCAGAACATGATCTTCAGTTTCGGCCAGGCCTTGTACACGCCCACCGACAACACCCGCGCCGATCTGATCAGGGATGATCGCCCCTATGCGGCGGCATTGATGGTCAACTTCGGCTACAACGCGCGCAACGGCAATCACCTGCGCACCACCCAACTGGCGCTGGGCATGATCGGCCCATCGGCGCAGGGCAAGCAGGTACAGGACGCCGTGCACGACGCGCTGGGCGATGACAAGTTCCTGGGTTGGCGCAACCAGCTGCACGACGAACCGGTATTCAAATTGTTGCACGAGCGCATGCAACGCTGGCCAGCCGAAGGCAACGCGGCGGGCTGGGGCTGGGATGCGATCAGCCACTGGGGCGGCGCCGTCGGCAACCTTGCCACCTACGCAAATGTTGGCGGCGAAGTACGTTTTGGCTGGAAGCTGCCTGACGATTTCGGCAGCTCGCCGATGCGCCCGGCCGGTGAAAACACCGCACCCACCCGACGCGGGCGCGCAGAGGGCTGGTCCACCCATCTGTTCGTAACCAGCGACGCACGCTGGGTAGTGCGTGACATCACCCTGGACGGCAACACATTCCGCAGCAGCCACAGCGTGGACAAGCGCTCGTTCGTCGGCGACCTCGGCTACGGCGTGGCAGTGATGCGTGGCAAATGGAAATTCGCCCTGGCCCGCTACCACCGCAGCCGCGAATTCGACGGACAGAAGGAAACGCCGGTATTCGGTAGTTTTACTGTCAGCCGCACGCTTTGATGGCATAGCACGGGTGAGCGCTTTGAACGTGTGGGGATCGCAGAAGCAGCAGTAAAACAAAGCAAAAGCAAAAGCGCCCTCACGCCAACCCCTCTCCCGCACGCGGGAGAGGGGCTCGCATTGCGTCGGTGGCTAGTGCACTAGCCCCTCTTCCGTTTACGGGAGAGGGGTTGGGGTGAGGGCGCTCGACGCCTTGGCTTTGGCTTTGGCTTCTGCTTTGGCTTCTGCCTTGGCTTCTGCTCTCCAGCTTTTGACGTACCGGGTCCCCTTCCGCAGCGACGGAGCTGGCAGACAAGACCCCGCACGGGGCGACGCACAGGGATGTGCGTCGTTTTTCGACGAGACACGGATGTCTCGTCGAAAAATCCTGCCGGCGGAGTGGACCCGCGCCGCGCAGCGGTGTGGGCGCGGAGGCAGGGTATGCTTTCTTTGGGCCACCTTTCTTTGCACAAGCAAAGAAAGGTGT from Stenotrophomonas nitritireducens includes these protein-coding regions:
- a CDS encoding lipid A deacylase LpxR family protein, yielding MKSGVGLVVLMAGGLGTAPALAAEQCAQSALSDHPPAINIRIDNDMLGGAQQDQGYTNGALLTLVSPNLQDYTDDPCLPRLARWMNRRLERLHPGEFQQQNMIFSFGQALYTPTDNTRADLIRDDRPYAAALMVNFGYNARNGNHLRTTQLALGMIGPSAQGKQVQDAVHDALGDDKFLGWRNQLHDEPVFKLLHERMQRWPAEGNAAGWGWDAISHWGGAVGNLATYANVGGEVRFGWKLPDDFGSSPMRPAGENTAPTRRGRAEGWSTHLFVTSDARWVVRDITLDGNTFRSSHSVDKRSFVGDLGYGVAVMRGKWKFALARYHRSREFDGQKETPVFGSFTVSRTL
- a CDS encoding CsgG/HfaB family protein; protein product: MRNVISPLTAAVFTLGIAVAVSSQPAHAAFKAKGTQAQEQRQQAAAQIPTCQRPIGTLSVIEPEDSTNWWTGQQLPAPSRLIKAFVNRSRCFTLVDRGAGMAAGQFERELAASGDLRGRSNVGKGQIKAADYVMIPDLVSQNSNAGGNAIGGLLGGLIGGRAGALVGGLNFTSKTADVVLTVTDVRSSEQVAISEGSARKSDMGFGAGAGLFGGSGLGAAGVGGYANTEIGQVITMAYLQAYTDIIAQLGGLPDNASAANAQQAVTVTRAGRLLANARGTGAPVRTLDPGMMLYPTGTKEGVMWEVEDELGNRGWVSSTLLQLSK